The following coding sequences are from one Salvia hispanica cultivar TCC Black 2014 chromosome 3, UniMelb_Shisp_WGS_1.0, whole genome shotgun sequence window:
- the LOC125213195 gene encoding cellulose synthase A catalytic subunit 5 [UDP-forming]-like isoform X1 — protein sequence MAMNTGGRLVAGSHNRNEFVLINADEIGRIKAVHELSGQTCQICADELEIINEEPFVACNECAFPVCRICYEYERKEGTQACPQCKTRYKRIKGFARVEGDEDEDGIDDLENEFDYVKSEPVGFTQNGGAVGSVYGGLSGSATMPGHDSSQGIDIPLLTNGEECAEIAHDQSAIIVPLFASNVNGIHATPPGTTAPPVHPRPMVPEKDLAVYGYGSVAWKDRMEEWRRRQNEKLQVVKHQGTNDDDFDGGDFGADLPMMDEGRQPLSRKLPIASSRINPYRMVIILRLAVLALFFHYRILHPVPGAYSLWMTSVICEIWFATSWILDQFPKWYPIERETYLDRLSLRYEKEGKPSELADVDVFVSTVDPMKEPPLITANTVLSILASDYPVDKVSCYVSDDGAAMLTFEALSETSEFARKWVPFSKKFNIEPRAPEWYFSQKIDYLKNKVHPSFVRERRAMKREYEEFKVRINRLVAMAEKVPDDGWTMQDGTPWPGNNVRDHPGMIQVFLGHEGLHDNEGNVLPRLVYVSREKRPGFEHHKKAGAMNSLIRVSAVLSNAPYLLNVDCDHYINNSKALREAMCFLMDPTSGKKVCYVQFPQRFDGIDRHDRYSNRNVVFFDINMKGLDGLQGPIYVGTGCVFRRQALYGFDAPTKKKAPSKTCNCWPKWCCLCCGSRKSKKGKSRKAKRGKKSKHKEASKQVHALETIEEGIEEINTIDRPFISQEKLEKKFGQSPVFVASTLLENGGMPNSISSTSLLKEAIHVISCGYEDKTEWGKEVGWIYGSVTEDILTGFKMHCHGWRSVYCMPKRPAFKGSAPINLSDRLHQVLRWALGSVEIFLSKHCPIWYGYGGGLKWLERFSYINSVVYPWTSIPLLVYCTLPAICLLTGKFIVPEISNYAGIIFIALFITIAVTGILEMQWGGVGLDDWWRNEQFWVIGGVSSHLFALFQGLLKVLAGVSTNFTVTSKGGDEDGGFAELYLFKWTSLLIPPTTLLIINIVGVVVGVADAVNNGYDSWGPLFGRLFFAIWVIMHLYPFLKGLMGKQEGVPTVIIIWSILLSSILTLVWVRINPFVSRDGPVLEICGLNCDD from the exons ATTAAGGCTGTTCACGAACTAAGTGGGCAAACATGCCAAATTTGTGCGGATGAACTGGAGATAATAAATGAGGAACCTTTTGTTGCATGCAATGAATGCGCTTTCCCCGTTTGTAGAATTTGCTATGAGTATGAGAGGAAAGAGGGCACACAGGCCTGTCCTCAATGCAAGACCAGATATAAGCGCATCAAAG GTTTTGCTAGAGTCGAGGGTGATGAGGATGAAGATGGTATTGATGATTTGGAAAACGAATTTGATTATGTAAAGAGTGAGCCTGTGGGCTTTACCCAAAATGGTGGTGCGGTAGGATCCGTCTATGGTGGTTTATCTGGATCAGCCACTATGCCAGGACATGATTCATCTCAGGGTATCGATATCCCACTTTTGACAAATGGTGAAGAG TGTGCCGAGATTGCACATGATCAGAGTGCTATAATAGTACCCCTGTTTGCCAGTAACGTGAATGGAATTCATGCAACTCCTCCTGGTACAACAGCACCTC CAGTGCATCCCCGTCCTATGGTCCCCGAAAAAGATCTTGCGGTATATGGCTATGGAAGTGTTGCGTGGAAGGATCGTATGGAGGAATGGAGGAGAAGgcaaaatgaaaaacttcAAGTGGTGAAACATCAAGGGACCAATGACGATGACTTTGATGGGGGTGATTTTGGTGCAGATTTGCCTAT GATGGATGAAGGGAGGCAGCCACTTTCGAGGAAACTGCCCATTGCTTCAAGCAGGATAAATCCATACCGGATGGTAATTATTCTGCGTCTTGCGGTTCTTGCCTTGTTTTTTCACTATAGGATTCTCCATCCCGTTCCTGGCGCATATAGCTTGTGGATGACATCAGTAATCTGTGAGATATGGTTTGCTACATCATGGATACTTGATCAGTTCCCCAAGTGGTATCCCATTGAGCGAGAAACGTACCTTGATCGACTATCTCTTAG GTATGAAAAAGAAGGAAAGCCCTCGGAATTAGCAGACGTCGACGTCTTTGTCAGCACAGTAGATCCCATGAAAGAACCTCCTTTAATCACGGCAAACACAGTTCTCTCCATCCTTGCTTCGGATTATCCAGTTGACAAAGTATCATGCTACGTGTCAGACGATGGTGCTGCCATGCTTACTTTTGAAGCACTTTCCGAGACATCTGAGTTTGCTCGAAAATGGGTTCCCTTCAGCAAGAAATTCAATATTGAACCGCGTGCCCCTGAATGGTATTTCTCTCAGAAGATAGACTATTTGAAGAATAAAGTCCATCCTTCGTTTGTTAGAGAAAGGCGTGCAATGAAG AGAGAATATGAGGAGTTCAAAGTTCGGATTAACCGTTTGGTGGCCATGGCTGAGAAGGTTCCTGATGATGGTTGGACTATGCAGGATGGGACACCCTGGCCGGGCAATAATGTCCGGGACCATCCTGGTATGATTCAG GTATTCCTTGGTCATGAAGGCCTTCATGATAATGAAGGGAATGTGCTTCCTCGTCTGGTATATGTTTCACGTGAGAAGAGACCCGGCTTTGAGCATCACAAGAAAGCTGGTGCTATGAATTCACTG ATACGGGTTTCAGCAGTTCTGTCGAATGCTCCTTATCTTCTAAATGTGGACTGCGATCACTACATTAACAATAGCAAGGCGTTGAGAGAAGCTATGTGTTTCCTGATGGATCCCACCTCCGGAAAGAAAGTATGCTATGTGCAGTTTCCACAAAGATTTGACGGGATCGATCGCCATGACAGATATTCCAATCGCAATGTCGTGTTTTTTGAT ATCAATATGAAAGGATTGGATGGTCTTCAAGGACCTATATACGTTGGAACCGGGTGTGTCTTCAGAAGGCAAGCGTTATATGGATTCGATGCTCCTACTAAAAAGAAGGCACCTAGCAAGACGTGTAACTGCTGGCCCAAGTGGTGTTGTTTGTGCTGTGGTTCGAGGAAGAGCAAGAAGGGGAAATCGAGGAAAGCGAAGAGAGGTAAGAAGTCGAAGCACAAAGAGGCATCGAAACAAGTACATGCTCTTGAAACCATCGAAGAAGGAATTGAAG aaataaatactattgATCGACCTTTCATCTCCCAAGAGAAACTTGAGAAGAAGTTTGGTCAATCACCTGTTTTTGTGGCTTCAACGCTTCTTGAAAACGGTGGGATGCCGAATTCCATTAGTTCAACATCTCTCTTGAAGGAAGCTATCCATGTTATCAGCTGCGGTTATGAAGATAAAACGGAATGGGGAAAAGAG GTGGGCTGGATATACGGGTCAGTCACCGAAGATATCTTGACGGGGTTCAAGATGCATTGCCATGGCTGGCGTTCCGTTTACTGTATGCCAAAGAGGCCTGCATTCAAGGGATCTGCTCCTATCAACCTTTCGGATCGTCTTCACCAGGTTCTTCGATGGGCTCTTGGTTCAGTTGAGATTTTCCTAAGCAAACACTGCCCGATTTGGTATGGATATGGCGGAGGATTGAAGTGGTTGGAACGATTTTCGTACATAAATTCCGTTGTGTATCCGTGGACTTCTATTCCTTTGCTCGTTTACTGCACATTGCCAGCTATCTGCCTTCTTACCGGGAAATTCATCGTCCCTGAG ATCAGTAACTATGCCGGCATCATATTCATTGCCCTTTTCATCACCATTGCTGTGACCGGTATCCTCGAAATGCAATGGGGAGGTGTTGGCCTCGACGATTGGTGGAGAAACGAGCAGTTCTGGGTGATCGGAGGCGTTTCCTCCCATCTCTTCGCCCTCTTTCAAGGGCTCCTCAAGGTCTTGGCCGGCGTGAGCACGAACTTCACCGTCACCTCGAAAGGAGGCGACGAAGACGGAGGATTCGCGGAGCTCTACCTCTTCAAGTGGACGTCGCTGCTGATCCCGCCCACGACTCTCCTGATCATCAACATCGTCGGCGTCGTAGTGGGAGTCGCGGACGCCGTCAACAACGGGTATGACTCGTGGGGCCCGCTCTTCGGCCGTCTCTTCTTCGCCATATGGGTCATCATGCACCTCTATCCCTTCCTCAAAGGGTTGATGGGGAAGCAAGAGGGCGTCCCGACCGTGATCATCATATGGTCAATCCTGCTCTCGTCGATACTAACCCTCGTGTGGGTCCGGATAAACCCGTTTGTCTCGAGGGATGGCCCTGTCCTTGAGATCTGCGGGCTCAACTGTGACGACTGA
- the LOC125213195 gene encoding cellulose synthase A catalytic subunit 5 [UDP-forming]-like isoform X2, which translates to MAMNTGGRLVAGSHNRNEFVLINADEIGRIKAVHELSGQTCQICADELEIINEEPFVACNECAFPVCRICYEYERKEGTQACPQCKTRYKRIKGFARVEGDEDEDGIDDLENEFDYVKSEPVGFTQNGGAVGSVYGGLSGSATMPGHDSSQGIDIPLLTNGEECAEIAHDQSAIIVPLFASNVNGIHATPPGTTAPLHPRPMVPEKDLAVYGYGSVAWKDRMEEWRRRQNEKLQVVKHQGTNDDDFDGGDFGADLPMMDEGRQPLSRKLPIASSRINPYRMVIILRLAVLALFFHYRILHPVPGAYSLWMTSVICEIWFATSWILDQFPKWYPIERETYLDRLSLRYEKEGKPSELADVDVFVSTVDPMKEPPLITANTVLSILASDYPVDKVSCYVSDDGAAMLTFEALSETSEFARKWVPFSKKFNIEPRAPEWYFSQKIDYLKNKVHPSFVRERRAMKREYEEFKVRINRLVAMAEKVPDDGWTMQDGTPWPGNNVRDHPGMIQVFLGHEGLHDNEGNVLPRLVYVSREKRPGFEHHKKAGAMNSLIRVSAVLSNAPYLLNVDCDHYINNSKALREAMCFLMDPTSGKKVCYVQFPQRFDGIDRHDRYSNRNVVFFDINMKGLDGLQGPIYVGTGCVFRRQALYGFDAPTKKKAPSKTCNCWPKWCCLCCGSRKSKKGKSRKAKRGKKSKHKEASKQVHALETIEEGIEEINTIDRPFISQEKLEKKFGQSPVFVASTLLENGGMPNSISSTSLLKEAIHVISCGYEDKTEWGKEVGWIYGSVTEDILTGFKMHCHGWRSVYCMPKRPAFKGSAPINLSDRLHQVLRWALGSVEIFLSKHCPIWYGYGGGLKWLERFSYINSVVYPWTSIPLLVYCTLPAICLLTGKFIVPEISNYAGIIFIALFITIAVTGILEMQWGGVGLDDWWRNEQFWVIGGVSSHLFALFQGLLKVLAGVSTNFTVTSKGGDEDGGFAELYLFKWTSLLIPPTTLLIINIVGVVVGVADAVNNGYDSWGPLFGRLFFAIWVIMHLYPFLKGLMGKQEGVPTVIIIWSILLSSILTLVWVRINPFVSRDGPVLEICGLNCDD; encoded by the exons ATTAAGGCTGTTCACGAACTAAGTGGGCAAACATGCCAAATTTGTGCGGATGAACTGGAGATAATAAATGAGGAACCTTTTGTTGCATGCAATGAATGCGCTTTCCCCGTTTGTAGAATTTGCTATGAGTATGAGAGGAAAGAGGGCACACAGGCCTGTCCTCAATGCAAGACCAGATATAAGCGCATCAAAG GTTTTGCTAGAGTCGAGGGTGATGAGGATGAAGATGGTATTGATGATTTGGAAAACGAATTTGATTATGTAAAGAGTGAGCCTGTGGGCTTTACCCAAAATGGTGGTGCGGTAGGATCCGTCTATGGTGGTTTATCTGGATCAGCCACTATGCCAGGACATGATTCATCTCAGGGTATCGATATCCCACTTTTGACAAATGGTGAAGAG TGTGCCGAGATTGCACATGATCAGAGTGCTATAATAGTACCCCTGTTTGCCAGTAACGTGAATGGAATTCATGCAACTCCTCCTGGTACAACAGCACCTC TGCATCCCCGTCCTATGGTCCCCGAAAAAGATCTTGCGGTATATGGCTATGGAAGTGTTGCGTGGAAGGATCGTATGGAGGAATGGAGGAGAAGgcaaaatgaaaaacttcAAGTGGTGAAACATCAAGGGACCAATGACGATGACTTTGATGGGGGTGATTTTGGTGCAGATTTGCCTAT GATGGATGAAGGGAGGCAGCCACTTTCGAGGAAACTGCCCATTGCTTCAAGCAGGATAAATCCATACCGGATGGTAATTATTCTGCGTCTTGCGGTTCTTGCCTTGTTTTTTCACTATAGGATTCTCCATCCCGTTCCTGGCGCATATAGCTTGTGGATGACATCAGTAATCTGTGAGATATGGTTTGCTACATCATGGATACTTGATCAGTTCCCCAAGTGGTATCCCATTGAGCGAGAAACGTACCTTGATCGACTATCTCTTAG GTATGAAAAAGAAGGAAAGCCCTCGGAATTAGCAGACGTCGACGTCTTTGTCAGCACAGTAGATCCCATGAAAGAACCTCCTTTAATCACGGCAAACACAGTTCTCTCCATCCTTGCTTCGGATTATCCAGTTGACAAAGTATCATGCTACGTGTCAGACGATGGTGCTGCCATGCTTACTTTTGAAGCACTTTCCGAGACATCTGAGTTTGCTCGAAAATGGGTTCCCTTCAGCAAGAAATTCAATATTGAACCGCGTGCCCCTGAATGGTATTTCTCTCAGAAGATAGACTATTTGAAGAATAAAGTCCATCCTTCGTTTGTTAGAGAAAGGCGTGCAATGAAG AGAGAATATGAGGAGTTCAAAGTTCGGATTAACCGTTTGGTGGCCATGGCTGAGAAGGTTCCTGATGATGGTTGGACTATGCAGGATGGGACACCCTGGCCGGGCAATAATGTCCGGGACCATCCTGGTATGATTCAG GTATTCCTTGGTCATGAAGGCCTTCATGATAATGAAGGGAATGTGCTTCCTCGTCTGGTATATGTTTCACGTGAGAAGAGACCCGGCTTTGAGCATCACAAGAAAGCTGGTGCTATGAATTCACTG ATACGGGTTTCAGCAGTTCTGTCGAATGCTCCTTATCTTCTAAATGTGGACTGCGATCACTACATTAACAATAGCAAGGCGTTGAGAGAAGCTATGTGTTTCCTGATGGATCCCACCTCCGGAAAGAAAGTATGCTATGTGCAGTTTCCACAAAGATTTGACGGGATCGATCGCCATGACAGATATTCCAATCGCAATGTCGTGTTTTTTGAT ATCAATATGAAAGGATTGGATGGTCTTCAAGGACCTATATACGTTGGAACCGGGTGTGTCTTCAGAAGGCAAGCGTTATATGGATTCGATGCTCCTACTAAAAAGAAGGCACCTAGCAAGACGTGTAACTGCTGGCCCAAGTGGTGTTGTTTGTGCTGTGGTTCGAGGAAGAGCAAGAAGGGGAAATCGAGGAAAGCGAAGAGAGGTAAGAAGTCGAAGCACAAAGAGGCATCGAAACAAGTACATGCTCTTGAAACCATCGAAGAAGGAATTGAAG aaataaatactattgATCGACCTTTCATCTCCCAAGAGAAACTTGAGAAGAAGTTTGGTCAATCACCTGTTTTTGTGGCTTCAACGCTTCTTGAAAACGGTGGGATGCCGAATTCCATTAGTTCAACATCTCTCTTGAAGGAAGCTATCCATGTTATCAGCTGCGGTTATGAAGATAAAACGGAATGGGGAAAAGAG GTGGGCTGGATATACGGGTCAGTCACCGAAGATATCTTGACGGGGTTCAAGATGCATTGCCATGGCTGGCGTTCCGTTTACTGTATGCCAAAGAGGCCTGCATTCAAGGGATCTGCTCCTATCAACCTTTCGGATCGTCTTCACCAGGTTCTTCGATGGGCTCTTGGTTCAGTTGAGATTTTCCTAAGCAAACACTGCCCGATTTGGTATGGATATGGCGGAGGATTGAAGTGGTTGGAACGATTTTCGTACATAAATTCCGTTGTGTATCCGTGGACTTCTATTCCTTTGCTCGTTTACTGCACATTGCCAGCTATCTGCCTTCTTACCGGGAAATTCATCGTCCCTGAG ATCAGTAACTATGCCGGCATCATATTCATTGCCCTTTTCATCACCATTGCTGTGACCGGTATCCTCGAAATGCAATGGGGAGGTGTTGGCCTCGACGATTGGTGGAGAAACGAGCAGTTCTGGGTGATCGGAGGCGTTTCCTCCCATCTCTTCGCCCTCTTTCAAGGGCTCCTCAAGGTCTTGGCCGGCGTGAGCACGAACTTCACCGTCACCTCGAAAGGAGGCGACGAAGACGGAGGATTCGCGGAGCTCTACCTCTTCAAGTGGACGTCGCTGCTGATCCCGCCCACGACTCTCCTGATCATCAACATCGTCGGCGTCGTAGTGGGAGTCGCGGACGCCGTCAACAACGGGTATGACTCGTGGGGCCCGCTCTTCGGCCGTCTCTTCTTCGCCATATGGGTCATCATGCACCTCTATCCCTTCCTCAAAGGGTTGATGGGGAAGCAAGAGGGCGTCCCGACCGTGATCATCATATGGTCAATCCTGCTCTCGTCGATACTAACCCTCGTGTGGGTCCGGATAAACCCGTTTGTCTCGAGGGATGGCCCTGTCCTTGAGATCTGCGGGCTCAACTGTGACGACTGA
- the LOC125215816 gene encoding protein LIKE COV 2-like isoform X2, which translates to MAEEKDATSVPLSQSVGEDEEGPDPEDPLKSSSTSPDSSTRSACCFVLQSWVSKKFMTGCIVLFPAAVTFFVTWWFVQFVDGFFSPLYEQLGIEIFGLGFVTSLLFVFLVGVFVSSWLGASVIWLGEWFIKRMPFVRHIYSASKQISSAISPDQNTTAFKEVAIIRHPRVGEYAFGFITSSVVLQRDDGDEELCSVFVPTNHLYIGDIFLVSSSEIIRPNLSIREGIEIIVSGGMTMPQRIMPISSIERVARPGERIPLTRLV; encoded by the exons ATGGCAGAGGAGAAGGACGCTACGTCGGTGCCGCTGAGTCAAAGCGTTGGCGAAGATGAAGAAGGGCCAGATCCCGAAGATCCGTTAAAATCTTCTTCTACTTCTCCCGATTCTTCCACTCGTAGt GCTTGCTGTTTTGTTCTTCAAAGCTGGGTTTCAAAAAAGTTTATGACCGGATG CATAGTTCTATTCCCAGCTGCTGTTACATTTTTTGTGACTTGGTGGTTCGTTCAATTTGTTGATGGTTTCTTCAGTCCTCTATATGAACAGCTGGGCATTGAGATATTTG GACTTGGATTTGTGACATCATTACTTTTTGTATTCCTTGTTGGTGTATTTGTTTCATCATGGCTGGGGGCTTCAGTGATATGGCTTGGAGAATGGTTTATAAAGCGAATGCCATTTGTTAGACACATTTACTCAGCTTCCAAGCAGATTAGCTCCGCAATTTCTCCtg ACCAAAATACTACTGCATTTAAGGAAGTGGCAATTATACGCCATCCACGTGTGGGTGAATATGCATTTGGCTTTATCACTTCCTCAGTCGTCCTACAG AGAGATGACGGAGATGAAGAATTATGCAGTGTTTTTGTCCCTACAAATCACTTGTACATTGGTGATATATTCTTGGTTAGTTCCAGCGAGATTATTAGGCCCAATTTGTCTATTCGTGAAGGGATAG AAATAATCGTTTCTGGAGGAATGACAATGCCACAAAGGATCATGCCAATCTCGTCAATTGAAAGAGTTGCTCGACCAGGAGAACGGATTCCGCTCACCAGACTTGTGTAG
- the LOC125215816 gene encoding protein LIKE COV 2-like isoform X1, with translation MAEEKDATSVPLSQSVGEDEEGPDPEDPLKSSSTSPDSSTRSVSACCFVLQSWVSKKFMTGCIVLFPAAVTFFVTWWFVQFVDGFFSPLYEQLGIEIFGLGFVTSLLFVFLVGVFVSSWLGASVIWLGEWFIKRMPFVRHIYSASKQISSAISPDQNTTAFKEVAIIRHPRVGEYAFGFITSSVVLQRDDGDEELCSVFVPTNHLYIGDIFLVSSSEIIRPNLSIREGIEIIVSGGMTMPQRIMPISSIERVARPGERIPLTRLV, from the exons ATGGCAGAGGAGAAGGACGCTACGTCGGTGCCGCTGAGTCAAAGCGTTGGCGAAGATGAAGAAGGGCCAGATCCCGAAGATCCGTTAAAATCTTCTTCTACTTCTCCCGATTCTTCCACTCGTAGtgttagt GCTTGCTGTTTTGTTCTTCAAAGCTGGGTTTCAAAAAAGTTTATGACCGGATG CATAGTTCTATTCCCAGCTGCTGTTACATTTTTTGTGACTTGGTGGTTCGTTCAATTTGTTGATGGTTTCTTCAGTCCTCTATATGAACAGCTGGGCATTGAGATATTTG GACTTGGATTTGTGACATCATTACTTTTTGTATTCCTTGTTGGTGTATTTGTTTCATCATGGCTGGGGGCTTCAGTGATATGGCTTGGAGAATGGTTTATAAAGCGAATGCCATTTGTTAGACACATTTACTCAGCTTCCAAGCAGATTAGCTCCGCAATTTCTCCtg ACCAAAATACTACTGCATTTAAGGAAGTGGCAATTATACGCCATCCACGTGTGGGTGAATATGCATTTGGCTTTATCACTTCCTCAGTCGTCCTACAG AGAGATGACGGAGATGAAGAATTATGCAGTGTTTTTGTCCCTACAAATCACTTGTACATTGGTGATATATTCTTGGTTAGTTCCAGCGAGATTATTAGGCCCAATTTGTCTATTCGTGAAGGGATAG AAATAATCGTTTCTGGAGGAATGACAATGCCACAAAGGATCATGCCAATCTCGTCAATTGAAAGAGTTGCTCGACCAGGAGAACGGATTCCGCTCACCAGACTTGTGTAG